Sequence from the Planktothrix sp. FACHB-1365 genome:
AATTTTTAGCGTATCAGGAGAAAAACTCGCTGCGGCTACTTCTGCATTTTCTTCCGTTTCAGCCGTTGTCGCCGTGGGCACAATAATTGTATCTCCCTGTTGTAACATCGCATCTTGAGTGACATCTCCTTCCTGTAAAAGTTTCCACAGGTCAACCTGAATGTGTTGTTCTGTTCCCGTCCGGGTCAGCCGTCGTACCTGAATATTGCGGATATCAGCTTGGGACGTAATTCCCCCCGCCACTTTCAGAGCTTGTGTTACGGTTAATATTCCCCCACTGGCCGTTGAAACAACACCTTCAGTTAATTGACCCGGTTCTGGGGAAACTTGGGGAATGAGTTCAGCCCTTAAGGTATGGGTTCCCGGACGATTAACAGCCCCAACAACGGCTACATTAATCGGTTGATTCGTATTACTAGCAAAATTAGCCGTAACTAATTGGGAAGATTCCAGCGCGTTGTGTTCTGTGGCGGTGGGAATATAAATCGTGTCACCATCGCGCAAGGTAATATCCTGGCGTAAATCCCCCGTTTGTACCAATTCCCACAAATCCAAATTCAGAATTTTTTCCCCCCCATTTCCCAGAGAACGGCGAATTTTAACTTGTCGAACATCCGCCGAGGGGGTAATTCCTCCCGCCATTTGCAAAACACGGGTAATCGTCGGTAAACGCCCCCCCATCTTCTGCACCTCTGGAGTATTCGTAGAGACGCGCCAGGGCCCGTCTGTACTCGCAGATAACATATAAGACCCCGGACGTTGAACCTCTCCAGTCACCGCAATTTGTAGAGGACGAGGCGCGAGTAATTGCACGGTTAATAAAGGTCGTTGTAAATATTCCCCATAGCGTTGTTGAACAATGGCGGTTACTTGGTCTAAGGTGAGTCCTTTCACCACCAAATTCCCAATTAAAGGTAAATTTACAGAACCATCAATTCCAACTTGATGCTGACCATTATTACCACTATATTCAGGAACATTAAAAATATCCAGTTGGAGCAAATCTCCTGGCCCTAGCGTATAACCTTGGCTATCTTCAACGGGGAAATTTCCGGTTGATGGAGGAACCTGTATCGGTTGAGACAAGGGCGATTGAGCCTGGGTTGTTGATGAATGTCCAACGATGACCGCAACGGTCACGAAAAACCCCCATAGGGTTAATTTGGGTTTTGAAAATAGAATTTTTGCCATTGAATCCAAATATCATCCGTAGTAAGCCCTTCAGGGCTTTTTCCCCATCCGTAGTAAGCCCTTCAGGGCTTCTTCCCCATCCGTAGTAAGCCCTTCAGGGCTTCTTCCTCATGGGTAGTAAGCCCTTCAGGGCTTCTTCCCCCATCTTTTGTTTTAAGCCCTGAAGGGCTTACTACAAGAATTAACAAATTACCCTGACACTAAACCTTATTTTAACCGATAATTTTTATCGTTGTTTTTGTTAAAAAACTTCTCATGAATCAATTACAAGCGGATGTTTTAGTGGTTGGGGGAGGAACAGGGGGAACTGCGGCAGCATTACAAGCCGCTCGTCGAGGGGCGAAGACGATTTTAGTCAGTCAATGGTCAATGTTAGGAGGAATGTTAACATCTGGGGGAGTTCCAGCACCCGATGGTAATGAATTAGTGGCATTTCAAACGGGAATTTGGGGGGCATTTTTGCGAGAATTAAATCAACGTCAACCGGGCGGTTTAGATTATGCTTGGGTGAGTTTCTTTACTTATCATCCCAAAATTGGAGCGAATATTTTTGCAGACTGGGTGAAAGCAGAACCTAATTTATTATGGATTTCAGGACAATACCCTTTAGAAGTTGTTA
This genomic interval carries:
- a CDS encoding SLBB domain-containing protein, whose translation is MAKILFSKPKLTLWGFFVTVAVIVGHSSTTQAQSPLSQPIQVPPSTGNFPVEDSQGYTLGPGDLLQLDIFNVPEYSGNNGQHQVGIDGSVNLPLIGNLVVKGLTLDQVTAIVQQRYGEYLQRPLLTVQLLAPRPLQIAVTGEVQRPGSYMLSASTDGPWRVSTNTPEVQKMGGRLPTITRVLQMAGGITPSADVRQVKIRRSLGNGGEKILNLDLWELVQTGDLRQDITLRDGDTIYIPTATEHNALESSQLVTANFASNTNQPINVAVVGAVNRPGTHTLRAELIPQVSPEPGQLTEGVVSTASGGILTVTQALKVAGGITSQADIRNIQVRRLTRTGTEQHIQVDLWKLLQEGDVTQDAMLQQGDTIIVPTATTAETEENAEVAAASFSPDTLKISIVGEVVSPGAKSVAPNTSLNQALVEAGGFNESRANKKEVELIRLHPNGTVSRRPIPINLSAEVNEETNPKLRNNDVIVVGRSGGASFRDGLGTVLNSLSPINNFLGLFRFVNIF